TGTCCTTGTTTTCATTGATCGTTGTTATACACTGCTGGAGACAGTGTCAGTGACAATTCAGTCACAAAGATTGTCCCGGTCTCTTCCAAGTCACAAACTGAACCTTCAGAAGTCCCTTCCAGCTAGCTACAAGCTGGGATTCCTTCATCCCCTCTTCAGATGCATTTGATTTGCTTGTGTGGCCCACAGATCTCAGGGAACACTATGCTTGCATTTGATGGTTATAAAggatattttaacatttaaatatacagGCAGGTAGAAGTAGGGAAGGGACCCAAGCACAGGTGCTTCCTCCTAGTGCAGCTGAGGTGTCCTCCTTACCTTGTGTGGATGCCCTTGCAGGGTCAACTGTCCAGAAGCTCCCGGAAGTCCTGATTTGGGTTTTTATAGAGTGTTTATAGGCTTACTTGCTAACTGAGTGAAAGGGAATCCTCAGGGCCTATCGGGTTCTttgtctttcctccctctaagGTATAAGGCAGAATCCATTTTGAAATGGGTATTTCTTTATCTACTATTATATTGGAACAATTTAAAGTTGAACTTAATACTACCTCTCCTGAGAAAGGAGTTTTAAGTCAGAAATCAGGGagaaaaaagaagtgtgtgtttgtgtgtgggtgcgtGTATTCATAATACCCAACTGATTTTACTCTTACCACTacagccttttattttttatttagatttaccATGAATGTTGGTGTCATAGGATGCCAATTCAATTTACATAgttgaatatatttctttataataataacaacaaagtcttgtattcttaatatttttaaatcataattgcTATATTTGGGATAACATGGGTACTATCAAAATGGATTGTCAGTGTCTAaattttatatctgaaataatttttaatgtagacatttccatttttttaatgaaagtaactgaaattacttttttgagttggttttttgtttttgtttttgttttctttttctgtagctctagctgtcctggaactcactctgtagaccaggttggcctcgaactcagaaatccacctgcctctgcctcccaagtgctgggattaaaggcgtgcaccaccactgctcagctgagttggttgtttttaattttgtattttcaagcATATCAAGTTTGTGGGTTTTGAACTTAGTAATATCTGTTGATAAGTTCTAAACCTAACAGTGTAACATATTGGGCAATTTTATTTGTAATGACATTGTTGACATTTATTTGTAATGACAATgttgacatttcattccttctcacTTTAATCTTTGCAGTGTACCTATGATATATGCTTTAGAAACAGAACATTTtggttcaaagaaaaaaaatggctctcAGTCCATCTGTAGTTCCTcaagaaagtgaagaaaataatgTAAACTGTGTAGAAACAAAACAGTCACAAACTGCCTCCATTGCTTCAGAAGACCCCCTTCAGAACTTATGCTTAGCATCCCAGGAAGTGCTTCATAAGGCTCAGCAAAGTGGGAGGTCACGATGTCTCCAATGTGGTGGCTCAAGGATGTTCTACTGCTACACATGCTATGTTCCAGTGGAAAATGTGCCCACTGAGCAGATCCCATTTGTGCAGGTAAGAGACTCATTTGAAAgtagaaaaatgcattttaaaaagagaccgtgtgtgtgtgtgtgtgtgtgtgtgtgtgtgtgtgtgtgtgtgtatacactgctccagcaccatgtctgcctgcctactgTTATGCTCTCTGCTATGATGGTCACAGACTCCAATGCTCTCAAGAAAGGAGTGTAGATcagaaggaaaaaatgtatttatagagCTACTATTTTCATAGAAATTTAACAACAGGATTATTTTCCAAATTGTTTGCATTGCCTACCATTTATTAGAAGTACTTAAGAAAGGATTTGAGCAACTGTATAGTTTTCTAAAGTGTATTTTAGTGCCTGCATATAAAATTTGATATGTTAATATGTATTAagagagatagaaaatctagACAATGTTGTTTCTAAATTCTACTTCAGTTTTAAATAAACTTTCAGCATTTGCTTTCAGACAGTCTGCTTAAGAGTAAGGAGTAAGTCTTTCTTAATCCTAAAATTGTCTGGAgcattgtggtgatttgaatgaataTGGTCCCAtcaactcatatatttgaattcttggtccccagttggtggaacgttttgggaaggattaggaggtgtggtcttatcagaggaaatgtgtcactggggcagggcgggctctgaggtttcaaaagagcAATTACCAGTGCTCTTTCTGAATCATGGTGTCTCAAGATGTAAGCACTAGACTACTGCTctagcactatgcctgcctgcctgctgtcatgctcgCTGCTATGATGGGCATGGACTCTACTGCTCTGAGACAGTTatccccaaataaaccttttctataagttgcctaagtcatggtgttttgccacagcaataaaaatgtaactaagaaTAAATCAGACATACCTTTATTTGATGCAGAATTTGAAAACTGTAAGACttgaataaagataaaaaagaaaacatcagaagggaaaagaaaatctcagctTTAGCAGGCCCTTTTGAAAGGTGTGGCATGCGTCAAGCACTTGTGCCTTCCTGCTGGTGTGTTTTAATATAGCTGAGTCTCTTGTCAGAAACATGGCCATCAGAAGACAGATGGTCATCCTGCTGTATATCTCAGAGTATGTCTTCCGAACTTCCCACTGGTCTAGTCAGTACTGTAGAGCTTACTCTCCCATGTCAGGATTCAATGTGGTTTTCCTGTCAAGTGTATGTGAACCAGTGTACAAATATAAATTCCCATTGTTTGGTGCCTGGTATCACACTGCCAGATACTCATTGAGAAAGGGTGATATTCTAGGTTGGGTCCTGAGGTCATGGGTTTTATGTAATTGTCTTATAATTGGAGATTTTAATCCATAAAACTtccttttcatttactttaaagTAGTCTAcatgatttgaaaaaaatcattaataacATTTGATTCTGTGTTCTTTGGCcttatttgctttttattctttttttttttaatcaattctgTACTCTTGATGTAAAGTTGGTCAGAAGTATTAATGTTAGCCTTTACCCTAGCTCTACTCATCAACTTGTTAGGTAGTCAGTTATTTTAGGAGAAGAAATCTTTGTCCTGATCTTTGTCattcccctttcctgcttcccaGAGACTAAGATAAAGCTGACCTGGTATTTCTGGGGAAAAGGACGAGAATGAGAGCTGAGGCAGTGCTGTGAGGAAAGTCTAGGGCAGTGCTCATTCAGGAGCAGACCTGCGTAAAATAATCTCCAAACTGCCTACGTAAATGGTAAATTTCCTACAGTTAGAAATCATCATGTTGGTTTCATGTAATTGGCCCTATGGCCCAAGTGATGACTGGGTAAGTGGAAATGTAAGGGGAGTAGTGGTGCTTGCAGTCCTAATCGGGGGCTGTTGGATGTGGGCATTTGTGCCTGCATCCCTCTGAAGGTATACTGTTTATAATATCTTGTCCTCACATCATTgtccagaaaggaaaagaaaggaaacttgaTTTACTTTGTGTATGCAGCAACTGCTCCTTTAAAAAATAGCCTTGagagccgggcattggtggcgcttgctttaatccctgcacttgggaggcagagataggcggatttctgagttcgaggccagcctggtctgcagagtgagtgagttccaggacagccagggctacacagagaaaccctgtattgaaaaacaaaaaataccaaacaaccaaaaataagCCTTGGGGTGCCTGCAGGGTCAGTGTCTCCCTTTaggtcctctgtcctctgtcatTCTCCACAGGGCAAACTCTCTCTCCTAATGCAGTTCCTCTCCAGGTTCTGAAGGGAAGGCTTTCTCTTCAAGACCCCACCatgctgcctctgtgtgtgctctATCTCTGTTAATGCTGCCCCACTTTAGAGGCCTAGCCATGGCCTCTGGTACCCTGAGGCTGCCTATCCAAATAATCTCATCTTGAAAGGGGTATGGTGAACTGAGAACAAATGATAAGTATTATCTTCATGCATTTCAAAGTTATTATTTTGAGTTAAAGACATTAGGTAGagagttattttattattccatTTATATAAGACTCCAGAAAAAGTAACTTGAAGTGACAGCCGGCctatgggaaaggaagaagatgggaTACTATAATACCTTTGGATAATGGTAGATCCTTATCTTGATTGTGGTAGCTAGTTCACAGGTATAATATATACTAAACCCTATTAGAATGTAGACTAAGCATATGTGtgatttaaaacaagaaaaacagttTTATGTTCCAGAATAAAATGGCTGCCTTCTAGAATCTGGTCATAGCAATATTACCTTCTTTGTATGAAGTGGGGGTCTTGGAGATGGTAGATGTACTTATCAAACAACAGAGTCAGAAATGAAGAAACTTAAATAGTAAAAACATTTTAGCTCAAGAAAtccaaaataattattatttttgaacgGAAGTAAAACATAATCTGTAAGGAAAATACTTGGGCAAGTATTTTCGAGATATAACTTGTGGGGTTATTTGTGATAAAGCCCTTTAAGGCTTATTCTGTTGCTGGTTTTTCTATTGACAGCCTAATTTGTGCTGTGAAAATTTATTGCCAATGATCACAAAATTTCAGGTAACTtcaacttgaaaaaaatatatgagaaatgggatttaaatttgaattttaagtcTGAAGTATCATTtaagctttcatttcttttgaaggCAGCATAAAGTAAACCTAGAGTccataagaattattttttaaaatgtccttggCATGGATGCTGAGATGTGACGAACTGAGTACATAAAGCAACCCTGCTTTATGGAAGCAGGATCATTGCTTTGAGACGTTGCACGTTGTTTGGGTGAAATCACTTCTCAAGTATATGATCCACATTGAGGAGCAATTGGCGTTTGATGGATGACTTAACATCTTTGGTAATCCAGTCGACAGAGTGTGGCCTTCAGCTGTAAGTGTGCTCATAGGAACTAAGTTCGAACTTGGTGTTTGCTTCAGAGGTTATATTgacacaaaatataattttatattagtgtttctttgcctttttgtttACCTTAGCTCCCATTGAAGATTGATATCATTAAGCATCCAAATGAGACAGACGGCAAAAGCACTGCTGTGCACGCAAAGCTCTTAGCACCCGACTCTGTGAACATCTACACATACCCATGCATTCCGGAGTACGAAGGGAAGGATCACGAGGTGGGCGCCTTGGCATCTGCATCCGCATGGGAACTCCCTTGAACATGATTTAATATCTCCTTAGCACTCTAGTATTGTGTGTATTTAATGGTATTTACCTTTAAATAGGTTTTCAGTCTTTGCCAGTATCctgcttttccttttccccttagAATTCTCCTGTCTGCATTGCTTGTAGACGGTCTAATTTGGTACAGACCAGGAAACTGAATTAACTATCATTGGAATGTctgcaaagaagaagaaaaagactgcCTCAGAGGAGGTTTTAGAAATTCTCACCAAATTAAGAGTTTTAGTATATAAATAGTGAGATAGTTCTTACAGCTGCTTACATGTCTGCCTTGGGCATACCTAGATTCCTAGTTCATATTCTGGTTAAATTGTTATTTTGGTGGGATGTTAGTAGCCTTCTTATCAAAAAAGTAACTTTGTAatagatatcaaaaaaaaaatagtctttaggtgcttctaaaaCAAGCATGTAGaccctttttactttttttgagcaatatgtatatgtttaatattttaaatatataaatatattttacttaatattttaaatacattaatatatatgttgagatatatattactttatatctctatataatttaaatttattagaaAGTTATATTTACAAGTAATATCTGAATTTGATCTAGTAATATGTTTGTGTATCCTTCTCTGatcattaatttaattaaatagaacACACTGTTCCAGTCTCTGTAATTGAGACAGTTTTCCTGTGTGGTTTTTAAATTTGGTGTATTGTTGACTTGGCTTTGTCAATTAGTGAGAAACTTGTTTTGAAGTAACTTCTCCAGTATAATATGATTATATGCTCTTAGGAATGAGCTAAAACTTTACCATATatgtaagaaaacaaatactAGAGAAATCAACCCTATGCTTATTTCTTTAGATACTCGGCATctctttttcttaacattttaagtCAGAGTTTGTTGAAGATCACAGTAGCATGTAGCTAACTTAAGTTTCTTTGTCGTAGGTTGTACTTGTTTTTCCTGGGCCTCAGTCTATCTCAATAAAAGATGTCTCTTTCCATCTACAAAGAAGGATCGAAAGTAAAGGTAGAAACAAAGCTGATGAC
The nucleotide sequence above comes from Mastomys coucha isolate ucsf_1 unplaced genomic scaffold, UCSF_Mcou_1 pScaffold15, whole genome shotgun sequence. Encoded proteins:
- the Dtwd1 gene encoding DTW domain-containing protein 1; its protein translation is MALSPSVVPQESEENNVNCVETKQSQTASIASEDPLQNLCLASQEVLHKAQQSGRSRCLQCGGSRMFYCYTCYVPVENVPTEQIPFVQLPLKIDIIKHPNETDGKSTAVHAKLLAPDSVNIYTYPCIPEYEGKDHEVVLVFPGPQSISIKDVSFHLQRRIESKGRNKADDLDVPPWKLRRTKAEEGCALSESMRKGPELKRVVFIDSTWSQTNQIASDERLRELLQVELRTRKTCFWRHQKGKPDTFLSTIEAIYYFLVDYHSAVQKEKYRGQYDNLLFFYSFMYRLIKNARGSGEKAKAQLIQ